In the genome of Streptomyces sp. P3, the window ACCGACCGGGCGGCGTCACGGAATCATGTGGCGAGAGGATGTGGCGCGCGCCACACCGTTGGGAGAGGCGTTGTGGGGGAACCGGGCTTGTATGACGACGACGCTCGGTCTTCCCGACGACATCCAGGCCTGCCTCTTCGACCTCGACGGGGTCGTCACCCGTACGGCGGTGGTGCACGCGGCCGCCTGGAAGGAGACCTTCGACGCGTTCCTGCACGCGCGCGAGGGCACGGACTACCGGCCGTTCGACTCCGCCGGCGACTACGACGAGTACGTCGACGGCCGGCCCCGCGCCGACGGCGTCCGCACCTTCCTCGCCTCCCGGGGCATCGAACTGCCCGAGGGCGACCCCGCCGACCCGCCCGACGCGCAGACCGTCCACGGACTCGGCAACCGCAAGAACGAGCTGCTCCTCGAGCGGATCCGCACCGAGGGCGTCGAGCCGTACGACGGCACTGTGCGCTATGTCGAGGCGGTACGCGCGCGTGGCCTGCGCACGGCGATCGTCTCCTCCAGCGCCAACACCCGCGACGTGCTGCGCTCCATCCACGCCGAGCACCTCTTCGACGTCCGCGTCGACGGCGTCGTGGCGGCTGAGCGGGGCCTGCCCGGCAAGCCGCGCCCCGACACCTTCCTGGCAGCCGCCCGCGACCTGGGCG includes:
- a CDS encoding HAD family phosphatase, encoding MTTTLGLPDDIQACLFDLDGVVTRTAVVHAAAWKETFDAFLHAREGTDYRPFDSAGDYDEYVDGRPRADGVRTFLASRGIELPEGDPADPPDAQTVHGLGNRKNELLLERIRTEGVEPYDGTVRYVEAVRARGLRTAIVSSSANTRDVLRSIHAEHLFDVRVDGVVAAERGLPGKPRPDTFLAAARDLGVEPAHAAVFEDALAGMDAGRAGNFGHVVGVDRVGQTDALYAHGADVVVKDLDDLIGQEGDA